A stretch of the Diprion similis isolate iyDipSimi1 chromosome 14, iyDipSimi1.1, whole genome shotgun sequence genome encodes the following:
- the LOC124415008 gene encoding chromosome transmission fidelity protein 8 homolog, with amino-acid sequence MIIQIKKDGADTNEWGIIELQGDLESRTNQPLNDQFIGDLHYTKTGTPILIVGHHILYGKEVSLDKPFAVLEKFHYDENGQKVEKSLSDSATRTEYNVRAIVKKKLVFRVRPKPIIANVPKMV; translated from the exons ATGATTATAcagataaaaaa AGACGGCGCAGATACTAACGAATGGGGCATTATTGAGCTCCAAGGTGACCTGGAGTCACGTACAAATCAGCCTTTGAACGACCAATTCATCGGAGATCTACATTACACAAAAACTGGAACTCCAATATTGATAGTAGGTCATCATATATTGTACGGTAAAGAGGTGTCTCTGGATAAGCCATTTGCagtgttggaaaaatttcattacgatGAAAACGGTCAAAAAGTGGAGAAGAGTCTGTCTGACTCGGCAACTCGAACAGAGTACAACGTCAGAgctattgttaaaaaaaaattagtgtttCGGGTCAGACCCAAGCCAATAATTGCTAATGTACCAAAAATGGTATAG
- the LOC124415009 gene encoding small nuclear ribonucleoprotein F, translating to MAAAMPINPKPFLNGLTGKPVMVKLKWGHEYKGYLVSVDGYMNLQLANTEEHVDGNCTGSLGEVLIRCNNVMYIRGVEEEDEEGEMKD from the coding sequence ATGGCAGCGGCAATGCCTATAAACCCAAAACCGTTCCTTAACGGATTAACTGGTAAGCCAGTTATGGTGAAACTAAAGTGGGGTCACGAGTACAAAGGCTACTTGGTATCAGTCGACGGCTACATGAATTTACAGCTCGCCAACACAGAGGAACACGTCGATGGTAATTGCACCGGTAGCCTAGGAGAGGTTCTGATCAGATGTAATAACGTGATGTATATTCGAGGGGTAgaggaagaagatgaagagggAGAAATGAAGGATTAA